The DNA window GAGCCGGACCGGCGCCGGATCGAAGCCGCCTACGATTTTCTTCTTCGCCTTCGCACTGATCTGCACTACGCGACCGGCCGCGCCACGGACACGCTCCACTTCACCATCCAGGACCAGATCGCGCAGCGGCTCCGTTATCCGCAAAAGCGAGGCTCGCTCCGGAACGAAGCCTTGATGAAGGATTACTACGAGCACACTCGAAACATTTTTCGGGTGACGGAACGAATCACGGAACTGTTCGCGAGCGGACGCTCCTCCCGGACAACGCGCTCGCTCTTCAGCTTTTTGCCCCGCCTCAAAACCCGGCCGGAACGGCTGGGCCATTTTCGCATTCACCAGGGCCAGCTCTTCGCGCAGCATTTAGACGTTTTCGAGAAGAACCCGCCCGCCATGATGGAGGTGTTCCGGATTGCCCAGGAACGCCACCTCGATCTCAGCCCGGATCTCTCCGATCTTTTTACCCGAAATCTCGGGCTCGTTACCGGCAATTATCGAAATGACCGCGGCCCCCAGGAAATGTTCAAGGCGATCATGTCGCGCAAAGGCGAAGTCGGCCGGGTCTTGCGCATGATGCATCGCGTGGATTTTCTGGGTCGATACGTCCCGGAGTTCGGTCAGCTCACCTGCCTGGTGCAACACGAGTTCTTTCATCGCTACACAGCAGACGAACACACCCTGGTCTGCATCGACAAGCTCGATCAGGTCATCCAGACCGAGAATCCGAAGCTCCGGGCCTACCGGCAATTATTTCAAAAATTAGAAGACCCGTTTGTCCTTTACCTGGCGCTGCTTTTGCACGACACCGGCCGGGGGGTCCAGGCCCGCCCGCATTCCGAGGCCAGCGCGCTCTTTGCCCAGGGCGTCTCGGTGCGTTTTCGGCTTTCTTCGGCTCAACGGCGCAGCCTCGTCCTGCTGGTCGATCATCACCTCACCCTCTCGAACATGGCCCAGCAAAGAAACCTCGATGACCCGGAGACGGCGGTGGAATTTGCCGGGATCGTGCGGGACCAGAAAAATCTCGACGCGTTAATGCTTCTCACTCTCGCCGATGGGCAGGGCACCAGCGCGGACGCCTGGTCGGACTGGAAGGAAACGCTCGTCTGGCATCTTTATCACGCCACTTCGCAATATCTTTCCGACCAGGAGACCTTTTACGAACAAACCAAGATCGAGCGGGAACGGTTGCAGAGGAATCTCACGGAAAAATTGGGCGACGAATACGCCGAGGAGATCGAGGCGCATTTCGAGTTCATGCCGGACAATTACTTCCGCGCCTTTGAAGTCGAGGAGATCACCTCCCACCTGAAACTTTTCCGCCACTTTTTGGAAAGCCTTTATCTCCGCGACGAGCCTCCTCTGGCGCCGGCGGTGGCCTGGCAGGCCTTTCCGCAGCAGGGGCACAGCATCGCCACCTTTTGCACCTGGGATGGCCAGGAGCTCCTCGCCAAGATCGCGGGTTCGTTTGCCGTCGTTCCGCTCAATATTCTCAGCGCGGATATTTACACTCGCGGCGATAACGTGGTGCTCGACATCTTTCGGGTTTGCGATCCGAAATTTCAAGCCGTGACCGACCGGAGGGACCAGGCCCAGGTGGAATCGGTTTTGCGCCAGGCGGTGGCGGACGCGAATTTCGACTTCGCTCCGCTGCTTGATCAAGCCCGCGGCAGAATTCCGAAACGCGGCGGACCGGGCATGGATTTCCCGACGCGCATTACCATCGAAAGCAAAACCCACCCCGCTTACACGCTGGTTCAAATCCAGACCCCCGACCGGCTTGGGTTGCTTTATGAGTTGGTCTCGGCCTTTGGGGAAGAACACGTTTCGATCGCCCTTTCCCGGATCAGCACCGAAAAAGGCGCGGCGATCGATACCTTTTACGTCGCGGACCGGGTAACGCGCGGCAAGATCACCGATTCGTCCCGGATCGCCGCCCTGCTGGAACGACTCCAGCGGGCGGCTGTCGGCAAAACCGCTTTGGCAAAAGGAACATAAATCCCGCTAGCCGGGGTCCTCTTTCCGTTTAGTTTCCCGTTTCTCTGCCGATGAATGCCCTGATTCTTGCCGCCGGTTACGCCACCCGCCTCTATCCATTGACTCAAAACAAGGCGAAACCGCTTCTCGAGGTCGCCGGGAAACCAATGATCGATTGGGTCTTGGATAACCTCGCACCGATTTCGGAACTGGAGCGCGTCTATGTCGTCACCAACCACAAATTCGTGAAAGACTTCCGAAGCTGGGCCGAGAGCTATAGCCAAAAGAAACCGCGCTTCGACATCCAGATCATCGACGATGGATCGACGAGCGACGACGATAAGCTGGGCGCGATCGGCGATATTTGCCTCGCGGTGAGTCGCCACGATTTGGCGAGCGACGACCTGATCGTTGTCGCAGGCGATAATCTTTTCAGCGAATCGTTGGCGGAATTTGCCGCGGCCGCGAAAAACTCGGAAGCGATGTTGGCGACGTACGACGTCGGCGACCTCGAAGCGATGAAGAAATACGCGAGCATCACGACCGATGGTGAGGGCGTGATCACGGAGTTCGAAGAAAAGCCGCCGGAACCGAAGAACACGATGGCGGGTATCGCCCTCTATTATTTTGCCCGTGACGTCGTCCCGCTCTTCACGACTTACATCGCCGCCGGGAACAATCCGGATCAGCCGGGCCGGTTCATTCAATGGCTTTACCAGCGGAAACCGGTGAAGACATTCCAGATCAAAGGCACCTGGTTCGATATCGGGAGCAAGGACACGCTGGAAGAGGCGAACCAGATCTTCGCCAAGTTTCGGTAGGGACGGCGCGCTGCGCCGTCCGCCGTTCCTAGCGTCCACCCGCCGGACGCCGCAGCGCGGCGTCCCTACCAACCCTTACTTCAACCGTCCCTCATCAAACTCGATGAGGTCGAAGTAGGTCTTGATATCCTTGCGCCCAGCGCCGCCGGATTCTTTCAGGAAATGGATGAACCGCGCTTTCTTTTCCGCGGTGTCGGGATGGCGCGCCATCATCGTCTCGTTCCAATGCTCGATGGCCTCCGCCGAATGCTTCGCGCCATTCTTTTTCACCCACTCGAGAATCTTCTCGTCGTCGTCGAGCTCGTTCGCGATTTCTTCGAAGGCATCCCCCTTTATCTTAAGGAAGGCGAGCAAGTGCTTGTCGAAGCCGACGGTCTTGTAGTTGTAACCGTCGAGCAACCCCTTGCGATGGAGCCTGGCTTTGTCGATCAGACGCGGCAAATGCACATAACCGCCGAGCCGATCGTAGGGACTGCGTGGACGCAGTTTTTGCATTCAGCCCGAGCTAGGTCGCGGGCACAGGGTGCGGCACTGCCACCGGCTCGGGCTCTTCCGGCGCCGCGGTGGCGGGCGAGCTGGTCTCGGGAAGCAACTCCGCCTGGGTGAGTCCCGCGCTGCCGATAATCAATTGGCCGCTGAAAATTCCACCCTTTTCCACGGAGATCGATCTCGCGGTGACGTTCCCATCCAGAAGCGCGTTGCGGTGAATGACAACCGTTCCTTCCGCGATGATTTCCCCGGTCATCCGGCCGCGAATCTCAATGCTCTTTACGCGAATGCGACGAAAGAAATGGACGTCGGATTTGCGCTCGATCAAAACATGTTGCGCCGTCAGCCGCCCGGGAATCTTGCCGACGAAATCGATCGTGGCCGTGCCGATGCAATTCATGTTGCCGCGCATCTTCCCTTCGATCAGCGCCGAGCGACAGGTCACGCCGGTGCTGCTGAGATCGCCCTTGGCCGTGATATGGATTTCGCCCTGGGTTTTGATCGAGCGGCTGAAACTCGTCGTGACCTTATAATTGCGCAGGTCGATGTGCGTGCTGCACTTCGGGCAAAAGGTCGAGCTGGCGGCGGAGCTGATCTCCTGTTTCGCCTTGCACTCGAAACATTCGATTTCCGAATTGTGATGCTTGTTCCAGAAGCCCTCGATCTTGTGGAAGAGCGAAGAATCAGAGGCGGCCGCGGCCTCGACGGGTTCCTCCTTGGGACGGAGCCTTATCTCCTGTTTGGGGCTGGCCGGCGCGAAATGTGAGCCGCACTGGCGGCACATCGTGCTCTTGGCCGCCGCATACTCCATCTGCTTAAAGCCACAGTGTGGACACTCCACACTGACTTTTGCAGGAGACGGCTTTGCCACGGTTGGCGCTTGGCGGAGGGTGGCTGCTGCTTTAGACTCGTGCGCCAAAGGCCGACTTTGCCGGAGCTGCCGGCTCTTCGTTCCGGACAATCTCTGGCCGCGCCGGAGGAGTGGACGCCTTGCTGGCGCCGCTGCTGGTGACCTCGGATTTTCCGATGAAAGTAGCGCCTTCCTCGATGACGAGGCGCGCGGCTTTCAGGTCGCCCTGGAGCGTGCAACGCGATTTGAGCTCGCAACGCTCACCCACCGTAATGTTGCCCTGGACCTTGCCGTAAACGGTGATCGACTTCGTTTTGATTTCGCCCTGGATGTTCGCGTTTTCACCGATGGTCAGGACGCCATCCGAATTGATTTCGCCTTCCACTTTGCCGTCGATGAGGAGTTCCTTTTGAAATTTAATCGAGCCTTTGATCTCGACGTCGCTTGAGAGAATGTCTTTGCCAGAATGTTCAGCCATATATTTTTTTGGATCGATTGTTGGTGATGCTGCCCTTTGTTCTTCGCGTTGCGCGAGCCCGTTGTTCTCCTCAGTGCCCGCGCTTAACGATCCTTCTCCGATCGACGACATGGGCTTTTGCGGAATGAATTTCTTCAGCATCGGGCGGCATTATGGTAATACCGGATGTCTCTGTCAATTGATTAGCGAGGAAATCCTCCCTTTTTCGGAGAAATTATTCGGCGAAACGAGTTCGCGAGATCGTTTTCGGGCCACCTAAAAGAATACCAGCCCGCCTTCGTCCCGCAGGCGCGGGACTCCGGCGTGGCAGCCCCGTTTTGCCGCCAGGGCGCCAAAGCGAAGGCTGGGCCCACCAGGATT is part of the Chthoniobacterales bacterium genome and encodes:
- a CDS encoding nucleotidyltransferase family protein, which gives rise to MNALILAAGYATRLYPLTQNKAKPLLEVAGKPMIDWVLDNLAPISELERVYVVTNHKFVKDFRSWAESYSQKKPRFDIQIIDDGSTSDDDKLGAIGDICLAVSRHDLASDDLIVVAGDNLFSESLAEFAAAAKNSEAMLATYDVGDLEAMKKYASITTDGEGVITEFEEKPPEPKNTMAGIALYYFARDVVPLFTTYIAAGNNPDQPGRFIQWLYQRKPVKTFQIKGTWFDIGSKDTLEEANQIFAKFR
- a CDS encoding DUF5069 domain-containing protein, with amino-acid sequence MQKLRPRSPYDRLGGYVHLPRLIDKARLHRKGLLDGYNYKTVGFDKHLLAFLKIKGDAFEEIANELDDDEKILEWVKKNGAKHSAEAIEHWNETMMARHPDTAEKKARFIHFLKESGGAGRKDIKTYFDLIEFDEGRLK
- the glnD gene encoding [protein-PII] uridylyltransferase; the encoded protein is MPASRHLGKVLAHAERELARVRTMRPPESLPLYQKFLKIEEHRLRLRHQYGGGGREICGLRVELIDVLLRHIFAAAVNFAEKAKGASPRPLTVMALGGYGRRELNPFSDVDIMFLHGNKRGGISPYVEHVVEQILYLLWDVGFKVGHSTRSIPEAIQLANTDMLTKTAMLESRLLAGTPELVRKFRAAFRANCVRGHEREYVELRMQDQATRHAKFGNSVYVQEPNIKSGCGGLRDYQNLLWMSYFKEGALTTTHLVGKDWLSEPDRRRIEAAYDFLLRLRTDLHYATGRATDTLHFTIQDQIAQRLRYPQKRGSLRNEALMKDYYEHTRNIFRVTERITELFASGRSSRTTRSLFSFLPRLKTRPERLGHFRIHQGQLFAQHLDVFEKNPPAMMEVFRIAQERHLDLSPDLSDLFTRNLGLVTGNYRNDRGPQEMFKAIMSRKGEVGRVLRMMHRVDFLGRYVPEFGQLTCLVQHEFFHRYTADEHTLVCIDKLDQVIQTENPKLRAYRQLFQKLEDPFVLYLALLLHDTGRGVQARPHSEASALFAQGVSVRFRLSSAQRRSLVLLVDHHLTLSNMAQQRNLDDPETAVEFAGIVRDQKNLDALMLLTLADGQGTSADAWSDWKETLVWHLYHATSQYLSDQETFYEQTKIERERLQRNLTEKLGDEYAEEIEAHFEFMPDNYFRAFEVEEITSHLKLFRHFLESLYLRDEPPLAPAVAWQAFPQQGHSIATFCTWDGQELLAKIAGSFAVVPLNILSADIYTRGDNVVLDIFRVCDPKFQAVTDRRDQAQVESVLRQAVADANFDFAPLLDQARGRIPKRGGPGMDFPTRITIESKTHPAYTLVQIQTPDRLGLLYELVSAFGEEHVSIALSRISTEKGAAIDTFYVADRVTRGKITDSSRIAALLERLQRAAVGKTALAKGT
- a CDS encoding polymer-forming cytoskeletal protein → MEYAAAKSTMCRQCGSHFAPASPKQEIRLRPKEEPVEAAAASDSSLFHKIEGFWNKHHNSEIECFECKAKQEISSAASSTFCPKCSTHIDLRNYKVTTSFSRSIKTQGEIHITAKGDLSSTGVTCRSALIEGKMRGNMNCIGTATIDFVGKIPGRLTAQHVLIERKSDVHFFRRIRVKSIEIRGRMTGEIIAEGTVVIHRNALLDGNVTARSISVEKGGIFSGQLIIGSAGLTQAELLPETSSPATAAPEEPEPVAVPHPVPAT
- a CDS encoding polymer-forming cytoskeletal protein, whose amino-acid sequence is MLKKFIPQKPMSSIGEGSLSAGTEENNGLAQREEQRAASPTIDPKKYMAEHSGKDILSSDVEIKGSIKFQKELLIDGKVEGEINSDGVLTIGENANIQGEIKTKSITVYGKVQGNITVGERCELKSRCTLQGDLKAARLVIEEGATFIGKSEVTSSGASKASTPPARPEIVRNEEPAAPAKSAFGARV